The Parus major isolate Abel chromosome 5, Parus_major1.1, whole genome shotgun sequence genome contains a region encoding:
- the ERG28 gene encoding probable ergosterol biosynthetic protein 28, with amino-acid sequence MSRFLNVLRSWLVMVSVIAAGNTLQSFRDHGFLSEKLYTASPGLVNGLQARTFGVWTLLSSVIRCLCAIDIRNRTLYHITLFTFFLALAHFLSEVFIYHTAALTIGVMAPLMVASFSIMGMLIGLQYLEVEALSQNKKKN; translated from the exons ATGAGCCGGTTCCTGAACGTGCTGCGCAGCTGGCTGGTGATGGTGTCGGTCATCGCCGCCGGGAATACCCTGCAGAGCTTCCGCGATCACGGCTTCCTCTCAGAGAAGCTGTACACCGCCAGCCCCGGCCTCG TGAATGGGCTCCAGGCTCGGACCTTCGGCGTCTGGACCCTGTTGTCATCAGTGATCCGCTGCCTCTGCGCAATCGACATCCGTAACAGGAC CCTCTATCACATCACACTCTTTACCTTCTTTTTGGCCCTTGCTCACTTCCTCTCTGAGGTCTTCATATACCACACTGCAGCCTTGACAATTGGAGTTATGGCACCCCTTATGGTAGCAA GTTTCTCTATTATGGGGATGTTGATTGGGCTGCAGTACCTGGAGGTAGAAGCACTATcacaaaacaagaagaaaaactga